In one Arachis duranensis cultivar V14167 chromosome 9, aradu.V14167.gnm2.J7QH, whole genome shotgun sequence genomic region, the following are encoded:
- the LOC107467079 gene encoding F-box/LRR-repeat protein At3g48880 yields MEDGDYSIRRWEDLDIDILVKIFQLLDIFELTAGIAHVCSAWRMACCDPLLWKTLDLSMLKSNFIKIPLEPFVYVDGRSDRKLTRLLKISLSLSRQSIMTLIFHFNLYVSDEQLTYTAERCPKLRRLVLPAWNRIKKTGMCKAIRGWKDLESLTMPSIANPPYLLEEISNHCKNFSELKIMGPCDIYFASSLVAFLPKLKVLSLRCSMLYKDVLIEILDRLQHLEVLNISHCILMEAVPPPQHKRVVREIDQSIRQKASRLREFITCMDDNCIMCNRTRTDEGLVRWYKYEEGLWKADEVRSLAL; encoded by the exons ATGGAAGATGGTGATTATAGCATAAGGAGATGGGAGGATCTGGACATAGatattttggtgaaaatttttCAGCTGCTCGACATCTTTGAGTTAACGGCTGGCATAGCTCATGTTTGTAGTGCGTGGCGTATGGCTTGCTGCGATCCACTTCTTTGGAAGACACTTGATTTGTCAATGTTAAAATCTAATTTCATCAAGATTCCATTGGAGCCATTTGTTTATGTTGATGGACGGTCTGACAGGAAATTAACCCGCTTATTGAAGATTTCCTTGAGTCTTAGCAGGCAGAGTATAATGACTTTGATATTTCACTTCAACTTGTACGTGAGTGATGAACAGTTGACATACACTGCTGAAAG GTGCCCAAAACTCCGACGGCTTGTTCTGCCAGCATGGAACAGAATTAAGAAAACAGGAATGTGCAAGGCTATTCGCGGCTGGAAAGATCTCGAGTCTTTGACAATGCCTAGCATAGCGAATCCCCCATATCTTCTGGAAGAAATCTCAAATCACTGCAAGAACTTCAGTGAACTAAAGATCATGGGGCCATGCGACATTTACTTCGCTTCATCTCTTGTTGCGTTTCTTCCGAAATTGAAAGTCTTGAGCCTTCGATGTTCAATGCTGTATAAGGATGTTCTCATTGAGATCCTAGATCGCTTGCAACATTTAGAAGTGCTCAACATATCACATTGCATCTTGATGGAAGCCGTTCCACCTCCTCAGCATAAAAGAGTTGTCAGAGAAATTGATCAGAGTATCCGACAGAAGGCTTCTCGGCTGCGCGAATTCATCACGTGCATGGACGACAACTGCATCATGTGCAATCGCACAAGAACTGATGAAGGGCTGGTTAGGTGGTACAAGTACGAGGAGGGACTGTGGAAAGCAGATGAGGTCAGGTCCCTTGCACTCTAA